One Scytonema millei VB511283 genomic window carries:
- the ureA gene encoding urease subunit gamma codes for MQLTPQEKDKLLIFTAALVAERRKTRGLKLNYPEAVAYISAAILEGAREGRTVAELMSFGATLLMRDEVMEGVPEMLNEVQVEATFPDGTKLVTVHNPIR; via the coding sequence ATGCAACTTACGCCACAGGAAAAGGATAAACTACTCATCTTTACCGCTGCTTTGGTAGCAGAACGCCGTAAAACTAGAGGACTAAAACTCAACTATCCAGAAGCAGTGGCGTACATTTCTGCTGCTATTCTGGAAGGGGCGCGAGAAGGGCGTACTGTCGCCGAATTGATGAGTTTTGGCGCAACTCTCCTGATGCGAGATGAAGTCATGGAGGGAGTACCGGAGATGTTAAATGAAGTCCAGGTAGAAGCAACATTTCCTGATGGGACAAAACTAGTTACCGTCCATAACCCGATTCGTTAA
- a CDS encoding adenosine-specific kinase: protein MELKSVAMEIPEGSNIIIGHSHFIKTVEDLYEIIVGISAQAKFGIAFCEASGSCLIRTAGNDKELQDIATKNAQAIAAGHSFVILMKQAYPINFLNAIKQCQEVCNIHCATANPVEVILAETQQGRGILGVVDGFSPKGVENAEDVQARQKFLRQIGYKL from the coding sequence ATGGAACTCAAATCTGTGGCAATGGAAATTCCTGAAGGTAGCAATATTATCATCGGTCACAGTCACTTCATTAAAACTGTGGAAGACTTATACGAGATAATCGTCGGGATCTCTGCCCAAGCAAAATTTGGCATCGCTTTCTGTGAGGCTTCTGGTTCCTGTTTAATCCGCACTGCCGGAAACGACAAAGAACTACAAGATATAGCTACTAAAAACGCTCAGGCGATCGCGGCAGGACACAGTTTCGTGATTCTGATGAAACAAGCCTACCCGATTAACTTCCTCAATGCAATCAAACAATGCCAGGAAGTCTGTAACATTCACTGCGCGACAGCAAATCCAGTAGAAGTCATCCTAGCAGAAACTCAACAAGGACGGGGAATCTTGGGTGTTGTAGACGGATTTTCCCCCAAAGGTGTAGAAAATGCTGAGGACGTACAAGCACGACAAAAGTTTTTACGCCAAATTGGATACAAGCTTTGA
- the dxr gene encoding 1-deoxy-D-xylulose-5-phosphate reductoisomerase → MKAITLLGSTGSIGTQTLDIVAQHPDQFRIVGLAAGRNVEMLAAQIRQFKPSIAAICDMDKLSELKEAIADLDPQPIILAGEEGIVEVARYGDAESVVTGIVGCAGLLPTIAAIEAGKDIALANKETLIAGGPVVLPLVEKHGIKLLPADSEHSAIFQCLQGVPERGLRRILLTASGGSFRDLPVEKLANVTVADALKHPNWTMGRKITIDSATLMNKGLEVIEAHYLFGLDYDRIDIVIHPQSIIHSLIELQDTSVLAQLGWADMRLPLLYAMSYPDRIYTDWKQLDLVEIGSLTFKAPDHDKYPCMQLAYSAGRAGGSMPAVLNAANEQAVALFLEEKIRFLDIPRCIELVCDRHSSDNCSTPSLDDIVAADRWARQEVLTASEDLSKDDRLITLR, encoded by the coding sequence GTGAAAGCAATTACTCTCCTGGGATCGACTGGTTCTATTGGTACTCAAACTCTGGATATTGTGGCACAGCACCCCGACCAATTTCGGATTGTCGGGTTGGCGGCTGGACGCAACGTGGAAATGCTGGCGGCGCAAATTCGGCAGTTTAAACCGAGTATTGCGGCTATCTGCGATATGGATAAGTTATCAGAGTTGAAGGAGGCGATCGCAGATCTCGACCCACAGCCGATTATATTGGCAGGAGAAGAGGGTATTGTAGAAGTTGCCCGTTATGGCGATGCCGAAAGCGTGGTGACGGGAATTGTCGGCTGTGCGGGGTTGCTACCCACAATTGCGGCGATTGAGGCGGGTAAAGATATTGCATTGGCAAATAAAGAAACTTTGATTGCGGGTGGTCCCGTTGTCTTACCATTAGTAGAAAAACACGGAATTAAACTTTTACCCGCAGATTCGGAACACTCGGCTATTTTTCAGTGTCTTCAAGGCGTACCAGAACGCGGTTTGCGGCGAATTTTACTTACGGCTTCTGGGGGTTCTTTCCGCGATTTACCTGTAGAAAAGTTAGCAAATGTCACCGTTGCCGATGCTTTAAAACATCCTAACTGGACGATGGGACGGAAAATTACAATCGATTCAGCGACGTTGATGAATAAGGGATTGGAAGTCATTGAAGCTCATTACTTATTTGGATTAGATTACGATCGCATCGATATTGTCATCCATCCCCAAAGTATTATCCATTCTTTAATTGAATTACAAGATACTTCGGTATTAGCACAACTAGGCTGGGCAGATATGCGCTTACCGTTGCTATATGCCATGTCATATCCAGACAGGATTTATACTGATTGGAAGCAATTAGATCTCGTAGAAATTGGCAGTTTAACTTTTAAAGCCCCAGACCACGATAAATATCCTTGTATGCAATTAGCATATAGCGCGGGTCGTGCAGGTGGCTCGATGCCAGCAGTTTTAAATGCCGCTAACGAACAAGCTGTAGCCTTATTTTTAGAAGAAAAAATTCGCTTTTTAGATATTCCTCGCTGTATCGAACTCGTTTGCGATCGCCACTCTTCCGATAACTGTTCTACCCCATCTTTAGATGACATTGTAGCAGCAGATCGTTGGGCGAGACAAGAAGTATTAACAGCTAGCGAAGATCTGAGTAAAGACGATCGGTTAATTACTTTACGATAG
- a CDS encoding N-acetylmuramoyl-L-alanine amidase: MVRPVGAKQPLAVVYPPANHQTVADRIFLVGTAPPSGKVLVNGKPIERSRAGHFAPSFPLQVGDNTFTLQYQNQQVQLKVQRQDTTPVPPVGLAFGKDSLTPNVDIARMPGELVCFSAIAPPQSVVSVQLGKDNIRLFPQIQQVQLPANSALLTGRNQPTRQLTSGQYQGCTTLPELGNFVDGNNAISGGFTPGSGIQPQFQLTLNGQTVTQPSPGKVTILSPANLAVVEVTANEGVARTGASTDYSRLTPLPKGTRAAVTGKEGEWLRLDYGGWINSKETRIIPGAIPPRSLIRSVSARRVPGATEIVFPLQVPVPVSIKQGDRSLTLTLHNTTAQTDTIRFDDDPIISRLDWQQVTPDRLEYIFNLKSQQQWGYKLRYDGTSLILTLRHQPRTGRQVKIQNSKLQASDSQLPTPVRAGLETRPYRLPTPNSPLAGIKILLDPGHGGKETGALGPTGYPEKDINLLMSKLVREQLEKRGATVYMTRESDIDLSLPDRVTIIDKIDPAIAISLHYNALPDAGDAMKTQGLAAFWYHPQAHDLARFLHGYLVQKLNRPDYGLYWNNLALTRPASAPTILLELGFMINPYEFEWIVNLQAQQQLASAIAQGITHWFSNI; encoded by the coding sequence ATGGTGCGTCCGGTTGGAGCAAAACAGCCACTAGCGGTAGTTTATCCCCCTGCGAACCATCAAACAGTAGCAGATCGCATCTTTTTAGTAGGAACAGCACCACCTTCGGGTAAAGTTTTGGTTAACGGTAAGCCGATAGAACGCAGTCGCGCCGGACATTTTGCCCCTAGTTTTCCCTTGCAGGTAGGAGATAATACATTTACGTTGCAATATCAAAACCAACAGGTGCAATTAAAGGTACAGCGACAGGATACAACCCCCGTACCACCTGTAGGATTGGCATTTGGTAAAGATTCCTTGACTCCTAATGTCGATATAGCCAGAATGCCAGGAGAATTAGTTTGTTTTAGCGCGATCGCTCCTCCTCAATCTGTAGTTTCCGTTCAATTGGGCAAAGATAACATTCGCCTTTTTCCCCAAATACAACAAGTACAACTGCCAGCTAACTCTGCACTTTTAACCGGACGAAATCAGCCAACTCGCCAATTAACATCTGGGCAATATCAAGGGTGTACCACTCTACCAGAATTAGGTAATTTCGTAGATGGCAATAATGCTATTTCTGGCGGTTTCACTCCTGGTTCTGGAATTCAACCACAGTTTCAACTAACATTAAACGGTCAAACTGTGACTCAACCAAGTCCAGGGAAAGTTACAATCCTCTCACCCGCGAATTTAGCAGTCGTCGAAGTCACGGCAAATGAAGGAGTAGCGCGAACTGGTGCAAGTACCGATTACTCTCGCCTCACACCTTTACCCAAGGGTACGCGGGCAGCAGTTACAGGCAAAGAAGGGGAATGGTTGCGCTTAGACTATGGCGGTTGGATTAATAGTAAGGAAACTAGAATCATACCAGGAGCGATCCCACCGCGATCGCTAATTCGGAGTGTCAGCGCCCGTCGCGTACCTGGGGCAACAGAAATCGTGTTTCCGCTACAAGTCCCCGTACCCGTGAGTATCAAGCAAGGCGATCGCAGTTTAACTTTGACTCTACATAATACTACTGCTCAAACCGACACAATCCGCTTCGACGACGACCCAATTATTTCTCGCCTCGATTGGCAGCAAGTCACACCCGATCGCTTGGAATATATTTTTAACCTCAAATCTCAACAGCAATGGGGCTATAAGTTGAGGTATGACGGTACGAGTTTGATATTGACACTGCGACATCAACCAAGGACGGGGAGACAAGTCAAAATTCAAAATTCAAAATTACAAGCTTCTGACTCCCAACTCCCGACTCCTGTACGGGCGGGTTTGGAAACCCGCCCCTACCGACTCCCGACTCCCAACTCCCCTCTTGCTGGAATCAAAATACTACTCGATCCTGGACATGGAGGGAAGGAAACTGGGGCTTTGGGACCAACGGGTTATCCTGAAAAAGATATCAATTTACTAATGTCTAAATTAGTTCGAGAACAACTAGAAAAACGCGGCGCTACGGTTTACATGACGCGGGAAAGTGATATAGATTTATCGTTACCAGATCGAGTAACCATAATCGATAAAATTGACCCTGCGATCGCAATTTCCCTACATTACAATGCTCTGCCAGATGCAGGCGATGCTATGAAAACTCAAGGATTAGCCGCCTTTTGGTATCATCCCCAAGCACACGATCTCGCCAGATTTTTACATGGTTATTTAGTTCAAAAACTGAACCGCCCTGACTACGGACTGTACTGGAACAACCTCGCTTTAACTCGTCCCGCTTCAGCCCCGACAATATTATTAGAACTAGGATTTATGATTAACCCCTACGAATTTGAATGGATTGTCAACCTGCAAGCACAACAACAACTAGCCAGCGCGATCGCCCAAGGAATCACCCACTGGTTTAGCAATATTTAG
- a CDS encoding metal ABC transporter substrate-binding protein, producing the protein MLKISGRNRVESREQGAGSREVRELRELRKLREKNDLRLTTYDLRLLLLPLALLSSCSQPDASRTSPEMEKPQVVATSTIINDLAERVGGEEIQLRGILQPGDDPHVYEPVPADSQALEDADLILYNGYNLEPGLIKLMNAAGLKGRKLAVGEVVKPLQLDKGKGEIVPDPHVWGDVENSIQMVNRIRDALIELSPEDKEKFTQNAAKLIAQLQELDTWMTQQIQTIPAERRKLVTTHDAFQYFGRAYGIAIAGTLIGISTEEQPSAQTVQKLVEAVKKAGVPAIFAETTINPALITTVAQEAGVKLAPRQLYSDSIGAAGSNGDSYIKMMAANTQTIVEALGGKYTPFKSVAGG; encoded by the coding sequence TAGAGTAGAGAGCAGGGAGCAGGGAGCAGGGAGCAGGGAGGTAAGAGAGCTGAGGGAGCTGAGAAAGCTGAGGGAGAAAAATGACTTACGACTTACGACTTACGACTTACGACTTCTCCTTTTGCCTCTTGCCCTTCTATCTAGTTGTAGCCAACCAGATGCAAGCCGCACCTCTCCAGAGATGGAGAAGCCGCAAGTGGTAGCAACTAGCACCATCATTAACGATTTGGCAGAACGGGTAGGAGGAGAAGAAATTCAACTGCGGGGAATTTTGCAGCCAGGGGACGATCCCCACGTTTACGAACCAGTCCCAGCCGATAGTCAGGCATTGGAAGATGCGGACTTAATTTTGTATAACGGCTACAATTTGGAGCCAGGACTAATTAAGCTGATGAATGCGGCAGGGTTGAAAGGGCGTAAATTAGCTGTGGGGGAAGTTGTGAAACCTTTACAGCTAGATAAAGGCAAAGGGGAAATCGTCCCCGATCCTCATGTTTGGGGCGATGTGGAAAATTCAATTCAAATGGTGAACAGAATTCGCGACGCTTTGATTGAATTGTCACCAGAAGATAAAGAGAAATTTACTCAAAATGCCGCAAAACTGATCGCCCAGTTGCAGGAATTAGATACTTGGATGACTCAGCAAATTCAAACCATTCCCGCAGAACGACGAAAATTAGTTACGACTCACGATGCATTTCAATATTTCGGTCGCGCCTACGGAATTGCGATCGCCGGGACTTTAATTGGGATCAGTACGGAAGAACAACCCAGCGCCCAAACTGTCCAAAAATTAGTCGAAGCCGTGAAAAAAGCTGGAGTTCCCGCGATTTTTGCCGAAACCACAATTAATCCTGCTTTAATTACTACTGTTGCTCAGGAAGCAGGAGTCAAATTAGCACCGCGCCAACTCTACTCTGACTCGATCGGCGCTGCTGGTAGTAATGGAGATTCTTATATCAAAATGATGGCAGCAAATACGCAAACGATTGTAGAAGCACTGGGAGGAAAGTATACGCCTTTTAAATCAGTGGCTGGTGGCTAG
- a CDS encoding Nif11-like leader peptide family natural product precursor, with product MTQEHAARFFKAIHQDEALKAKLKATTEPEAFIQIAAERGYKFTVAELDAQIGKLTPEEFAAVINPGISPRRRLMPR from the coding sequence ATGACCCAAGAACATGCTGCCCGCTTTTTTAAAGCCATACATCAAGATGAGGCATTGAAGGCTAAACTCAAGGCTACAACTGAACCAGAAGCTTTCATTCAAATTGCAGCTGAGCGAGGATACAAATTCACAGTTGCCGAATTGGATGCTCAGATTGGTAAACTAACCCCTGAAGAGTTTGCTGCGGTAATCAACCCAGGAATTTCTCCCAGACGGCGCTTAATGCCTAGATAA
- a CDS encoding SDR family oxidoreductase: MNFTHKTILITGASAGIGQALAIALAERGAKLVLAARSQTDLAATAKICLEKGGNAIAVPTDVTQPQACQHLVEMAVKNFGQIDILVNNAGISAIARFEEITDLSIFEQIMRVNYLGAVYCTHYALPYLKASQGLLVAVSSLSGKTGIPTRSAYVASKHAMQGFFDTLRIELRGTGVDVLVISPGFVATDIRQRAFGGDGKPLGKNLRDETQDTMSVEECVRQILVGMERRRRETILTLKGRVLPWARLVAPGLVDRIAARSARLQS, encoded by the coding sequence ATGAATTTTACTCATAAAACGATTTTGATTACAGGTGCTTCTGCTGGCATCGGGCAAGCACTGGCGATCGCCCTAGCCGAACGTGGGGCAAAATTAGTATTGGCTGCAAGAAGTCAAACCGATTTAGCAGCAACAGCTAAAATTTGTCTAGAAAAGGGAGGAAATGCGATCGCTGTCCCTACTGACGTGACACAGCCGCAAGCTTGTCAGCACTTAGTTGAGATGGCAGTCAAAAATTTCGGTCAAATTGATATTTTGGTAAATAATGCTGGTATTTCCGCGATCGCTCGGTTTGAAGAAATTACAGACTTGTCGATTTTCGAGCAAATTATGCGGGTGAATTATCTCGGTGCGGTATATTGCACCCATTACGCCTTACCTTACCTGAAAGCTAGTCAGGGGCTGTTGGTGGCGGTTTCTTCGCTTTCGGGTAAAACAGGAATCCCCACGCGCTCGGCATATGTCGCCAGCAAGCACGCCATGCAAGGCTTTTTCGACACGCTGAGGATTGAATTACGGGGAACGGGAGTTGACGTTCTAGTTATCTCACCTGGATTTGTCGCCACTGATATCCGTCAACGCGCATTTGGTGGTGATGGTAAGCCGTTGGGGAAAAATCTGCGGGACGAAACGCAAGATACTATGTCTGTAGAAGAATGCGTGCGTCAGATCTTGGTAGGTATGGAACGACGACGGCGAGAAACAATTTTGACGCTGAAAGGACGAGTGTTACCTTGGGCAAGATTAGTCGCACCTGGGTTGGTAGATCGGATTGCTGCACGTTCGGCGCGGTTACAGTCTTAG
- a CDS encoding DUF962 domain-containing protein has protein sequence MSYFQEAKAYFIASHQNPINIFLHHLTVLLAISAVVLLFYDWRWTLVCLLLTQVFAIGGHALFEKNKPAFVKYRSGIMIPVSISWSFENLFGLRQLWSYFQSKNRKNLEKNA, from the coding sequence TTGAGTTACTTCCAAGAAGCTAAAGCATATTTCATAGCAAGTCATCAGAATCCGATCAACATATTTTTACATCATTTAACAGTCTTACTAGCGATATCGGCGGTTGTATTACTGTTCTACGATTGGCGTTGGACGCTAGTTTGTCTGCTACTGACACAAGTATTCGCGATCGGCGGACACGCATTATTCGAGAAGAACAAACCAGCTTTTGTCAAGTACCGCAGCGGAATTATGATTCCCGTTTCAATTTCTTGGTCGTTCGAGAATTTATTTGGCTTGCGTCAACTTTGGAGCTACTTTCAAAGCAAAAATCGCAAGAATCTCGAAAAAAACGCTTAA
- a CDS encoding glucosamine-6-phosphate deaminase translates to MSSLPHNFQTDTLAKIFPVDALTVRLYDRTDELTTDAAKIAQRYLQNLLTQQDTATVILATGNSQIDFLSKLVNLGEIDWSRIVFFHLDEYLGINANHPASFRRYLRERVEQKVNPAAFHYIEGDTVQPLAECDRYTKLLLSQPIDLCCLGLGGNGHLAFNEPSVADFQDPHYIKLVKLELSTRQQQVNQGYFTNIEVVPQYAFTLTIPAICLAQKIFCFAPGKHKAKAVQQMLEKVVSPAIPASVLRDQRETALFLDADSANLLSQSKVKS, encoded by the coding sequence ATGTCTTCTCTTCCTCACAACTTCCAAACCGACACACTCGCTAAAATTTTTCCAGTAGATGCGCTGACAGTACGTTTGTACGATCGCACTGATGAACTTACCACAGACGCAGCTAAGATCGCGCAACGCTATTTACAAAACTTACTGACGCAGCAAGATACTGCTACGGTAATATTAGCAACTGGCAATTCTCAAATTGATTTTCTCTCAAAATTGGTAAATTTAGGTGAGATAGACTGGTCGCGAATTGTCTTTTTCCATCTCGATGAATACTTAGGAATTAATGCTAACCATCCGGCAAGTTTTCGACGTTACTTACGCGAACGAGTCGAACAGAAAGTCAATCCAGCAGCATTTCACTATATTGAAGGCGATACCGTACAACCGCTAGCAGAATGCGATCGCTACACTAAGTTATTATTGTCACAGCCTATCGACCTATGTTGTTTGGGATTAGGAGGCAACGGACACTTAGCATTTAACGAACCATCAGTAGCAGATTTTCAAGATCCTCACTACATAAAACTCGTAAAATTAGAATTGTCTACCCGTCAGCAACAAGTTAACCAAGGCTATTTTACCAATATTGAAGTCGTACCACAATATGCTTTTACGCTGACAATTCCAGCAATTTGTTTAGCACAAAAAATATTTTGTTTTGCACCGGGAAAGCATAAAGCTAAAGCAGTGCAGCAGATGTTAGAAAAAGTAGTTTCTCCAGCAATTCCTGCTTCTGTACTGCGCGATCAAAGGGAAACGGCATTGTTTTTAGATGCAGATTCAGCTAACCTTTTAAGTCAGTCAAAAGTTAAAAGTTAA
- a CDS encoding urease accessory protein UreD has protein sequence MFTTNYQLPTTNYQLPTTNYQNSVHQEKNIPSSWHGNLDIVYALRNGKTQPIRDRVQAPLKVQRPFYPEGEICHTAILHTAGGIVGGDRLSINLQLQPRSQALVTTTAATKIYRSNGLPARQTVEMQIDAGACLEWLPQETIVFNEANYRQDLRVELAPGASWLGWEITRFGRSARGERFLQGEWRSHTEVWQQGQPLWIDRQWLPGEEAVLNSPHDLARHSIVASLTWIGCEVSPELVVQARELWGQGSGVGSRESGVGKESRRAGKQGSRGSISSHQSLATQLPTTNYQLPTTNHGVTRLPQGLLCRYRGSSSIEVRHWFTSVWQLLRLSLLDRSSCLPRVWQQ, from the coding sequence ATGTTCACTACCAACTACCAACTACCAACTACCAATTACCAACTACCAACTACCAACTACCAAAATTCCGTGCATCAAGAAAAAAATATTCCTTCTAGCTGGCATGGCAATTTAGATATCGTGTATGCTCTGCGCAACGGTAAGACACAACCGATACGCGATCGCGTTCAAGCACCGTTAAAAGTGCAGCGTCCGTTTTACCCAGAAGGAGAAATTTGTCACACAGCAATATTACATACAGCGGGGGGAATTGTGGGGGGCGATCGCCTTTCAATTAACCTGCAACTCCAACCGCGATCGCAAGCTTTAGTCACCACAACAGCCGCGACTAAAATTTATCGCAGCAACGGTTTACCAGCTAGACAAACAGTCGAGATGCAGATCGATGCAGGTGCTTGTTTGGAGTGGTTGCCTCAAGAAACAATCGTCTTTAACGAGGCAAATTATCGCCAAGACTTGCGCGTGGAATTAGCCCCAGGTGCTAGCTGGTTGGGCTGGGAAATTACCAGATTTGGGCGCAGTGCTAGAGGAGAAAGATTTTTACAAGGAGAATGGCGATCGCACACCGAAGTCTGGCAACAAGGACAACCTTTGTGGATCGATCGGCAATGGTTGCCAGGAGAAGAGGCGGTTCTCAACAGTCCCCACGATTTAGCGAGACATTCCATCGTCGCCAGCCTCACTTGGATCGGATGCGAAGTCTCACCAGAATTAGTGGTGCAAGCGAGAGAATTATGGGGACAAGGTTCGGGAGTCGGGAGTCGGGAATCGGGAGTCGGAAAAGAGAGCAGGAGAGCAGGAAAGCAGGGGAGCAGAGGGAGCATTTCTAGCCACCAGTCACTAGCCACTCAACTACCAACTACCAACTACCAACTACCAACTACCAACCACGGAGTCACCCGTCTCCCACAGGGATTATTGTGTCGCTACCGTGGCTCTAGTTCGATCGAAGTACGACACTGGTTTACATCTGTGTGGCAGTTACTGCGCTTATCATTATTAGACAGGTCTAGCTGTTTACCTAGAGTTTGGCAACAATAA
- a CDS encoding methyltransferase domain-containing protein, translated as MILRPHDRIKLDDTNDQQFYSFPRFVTHVDDNFIQQLTQLYRERLKPQTRIFDMMSSWVSHLPEEMEFAHVEGHGMNEEELARNPRLHHYFVQNLNENPKFPLLDQDFDAVLNTVSIQYLQYPEAVFNEIHRILKPSGIVIISFSNRMFYQKAIQAWRDGTESSRVELVKQYFRAVPGFSEPELIAHQSGTNNFIQWLGVGAKDPFYAVIAQRI; from the coding sequence ATGATTTTGCGCCCTCACGACCGGATCAAGTTAGACGATACCAATGACCAGCAGTTCTATTCTTTTCCGCGATTTGTCACCCATGTGGATGATAATTTCATTCAACAGCTAACTCAGCTCTACAGGGAACGCCTCAAACCCCAGACTCGGATTTTTGACATGATGAGTAGCTGGGTATCTCACCTCCCAGAGGAGATGGAATTTGCTCATGTAGAGGGACACGGGATGAATGAGGAGGAACTAGCCCGCAATCCTCGGTTGCATCATTATTTCGTGCAAAATCTGAATGAGAATCCTAAATTTCCGCTACTAGACCAAGATTTCGACGCAGTTTTGAATACTGTTTCAATCCAGTACTTGCAGTATCCAGAAGCAGTGTTTAACGAGATTCATCGGATTCTGAAACCGAGCGGAATTGTCATCATCAGCTTTTCCAACCGCATGTTTTACCAAAAAGCAATTCAGGCTTGGCGCGATGGGACGGAATCGAGTCGGGTAGAATTAGTCAAACAGTATTTTCGAGCTGTACCAGGATTCTCCGAACCCGAACTTATTGCCCATCAGTCCGGCACTAATAATTTCATCCAGTGGCTAGGTGTCGGTGCGAAAGATCCGTTTTATGCTGTCATTGCTCAGCGCATCTAA
- a CDS encoding CTP synthase, whose product MTKFVFVTGGVVSSIGKGIVAASLGRLLKSRDYSVSILKLDPYINVDPGTMSPFQHGEVFVTEDGAETDLDLGHYERFTDTSMSRLNSVTTGSIYQAVINKERRGDYMGGTVQVIPHITNEIKERIQRVAKNTNPDVVITEIGGTVGDIESLPFLEAIRQFRKDVGRQNVLYMHVTLVPWIPSAGEMKTKPTQHSVKELRSIGIQPDILVCRSDRPLPDGLKAKMAEFCDVSVECVISCQDASSIYEVPLTLETEGLAQQTIELLQLGQRQPDLSQWQTIVQRQANPTHQVEVAIVGKYVRLNDAYLSVVEALRHAAIATNGELHLRWINSEDLEIEGADALLQGVHGIVVPGGFGVRGVDGKIAAVEYAREHQIPFLGLCLGMQCSVIEWARHVARLEDAHSAEFAPNCQYPVINLLPEQQDVVDLGGTMRLGLYPCSLTPNTLAHRLYQKPLIYERHRHRYEFNNAYRNLFLESGYVISGTSPDGRLVEIIELPSHPFFIACQFHPEFQSRPSTPHPLFKGFIEAISRRSQPEAIAPTPVEVS is encoded by the coding sequence ATGACTAAATTTGTGTTTGTGACTGGTGGCGTAGTCTCCAGCATTGGTAAGGGTATTGTAGCGGCAAGCTTGGGACGGCTGCTCAAATCGCGAGATTATTCAGTTTCTATTCTCAAACTCGACCCTTATATTAACGTCGATCCAGGTACGATGAGTCCCTTTCAACATGGGGAAGTTTTTGTCACCGAAGATGGCGCGGAAACAGATTTAGACTTAGGACACTACGAACGCTTTACCGATACTTCCATGTCGCGCCTCAATAGCGTTACGACTGGTTCGATTTATCAAGCGGTAATTAACAAAGAAAGGCGGGGCGATTACATGGGGGGAACGGTACAAGTTATTCCCCATATTACGAATGAAATTAAAGAAAGAATTCAGCGCGTTGCTAAAAATACGAATCCCGATGTTGTCATTACCGAAATTGGCGGTACGGTGGGAGACATCGAATCGCTACCATTTCTCGAAGCAATTCGCCAGTTTCGCAAAGATGTAGGGCGACAAAATGTATTGTACATGCACGTTACCCTCGTTCCCTGGATTCCTTCAGCGGGGGAAATGAAAACCAAACCGACACAACATTCTGTTAAGGAGTTGCGATCGATCGGGATTCAACCAGATATTTTAGTCTGTCGGAGCGATCGCCCCCTACCCGACGGTCTCAAAGCAAAAATGGCTGAATTTTGTGACGTATCTGTTGAATGCGTCATTAGCTGTCAAGATGCTAGCAGTATCTACGAAGTTCCTTTAACTTTAGAAACAGAAGGACTGGCACAGCAAACCATAGAATTACTGCAACTCGGACAACGCCAACCCGATCTCTCACAATGGCAAACTATAGTCCAACGTCAAGCCAACCCCACTCACCAAGTTGAAGTTGCAATTGTTGGTAAGTACGTGCGTTTAAACGATGCTTATCTATCGGTAGTAGAAGCTTTGCGCCATGCAGCGATCGCCACGAATGGCGAATTACACCTGCGGTGGATCAACTCGGAAGATTTAGAAATAGAAGGGGCAGACGCTTTACTACAGGGCGTTCATGGTATCGTCGTCCCTGGAGGCTTCGGCGTGCGCGGTGTAGATGGCAAAATTGCCGCTGTAGAATACGCCCGCGAACATCAAATTCCGTTCCTCGGTTTGTGTTTGGGAATGCAATGTTCTGTGATTGAATGGGCGCGTCATGTTGCACGTTTGGAAGATGCCCACAGTGCAGAGTTTGCCCCTAATTGTCAATATCCCGTAATAAATCTTTTGCCAGAACAACAAGATGTCGTCGATTTGGGTGGAACCATGCGGCTAGGGTTATATCCTTGCAGTCTCACACCCAATACCCTAGCGCACAGACTGTATCAAAAACCCCTAATTTACGAACGCCATCGCCATCGCTACGAATTCAACAACGCCTACCGCAATCTATTTTTGGAGTCGGGATACGTCATTAGTGGCACTTCCCCCGATGGACGCTTGGTAGAAATTATCGAACTGCCCAGCCATCCATTTTTCATTGCCTGCCAATTTCATCCAGAGTTTCAATCTCGCCCTAGTACACCCCATCCTTTATTTAAAGGGTTTATTGAGGCGATTTCTCGGCGATCGCAACCAGAGGCGATCGCGCCAACTCCAGTAGAAGTATCATAG